From the Streptomyces nigrescens genome, one window contains:
- a CDS encoding SpoIIE family protein phosphatase, with the protein MTEIFGREGDDSPASPRSPGQRLRSLLTGHGVAGRVWVLQLALAVLLVVAAVLALVFQAQDASTREARQLSVVGAESFAHAPGTRAAMRSADPGALPQPRAEAARNPAAHTTVPVLERSGELVGPVSGIRVQRANAQVVDQLPLLLGSAAGALLLVTGGAALVSRRLRRQTRGLDPAEMRRRYDHHDAVLHAVREGVLILSSDGRLLLANDEARRLLELPADAERRPVTDLGLEPQLSALLSSGREATDEVLLAGDRLLAVNVRPTGPHGGAAGTVVTLRDSTELRALAGRADVSQERLKLIYDAGLRIGTTLDVGRTAEELAAVAVPRFADVVTVELLEPVLRGDEPAAGASAELRRMAVDGVPEEAAIYRVGEVLRYVPGTPMATGLTSGRPVLVGDLRGSDAWRRQDPEGTQRVLDAGIRSLIAVPLQARGVVLGLVNYWRSAASDAFEEEDLAFAEELTARAAVAVDNARRYTREHTTAVTLQRSLLPQTLPEQSALEVAHRYLPAHAGVGGDWFDVIPLPGARVALVVGDVVGHGLHAAATMGRLRTAVHNFSALDLPPDELLNHLDELVTHIDTDEARAAGLGTGGRGADDEGPWSGGADGDTDGVPAHLGRTGITGATCLYAIYDPVTGRVTLATAGHPGPAVIRPAGTVSFPEVPVSPPLGLGGSVPVETTELTLSEGSRLVLYTDGLVENRDRDIATGLEQLRTALAAGADRTPEETCSAVLDAMLPDHPSDDIALLVARTQLLEPARVAEWEVPSDPAAVAPVRAGCLRMLESWGLAAIDFTTELILSELITNAIRYGAQPIRVRLLYDRALICEVSDGTSASPHLRRAATTDEGGRGLFLVAQFAQRWGTRYTPGGKVIWTEQSLDGGRPEPGPDSAEDVLDQWDDVPAL; encoded by the coding sequence ATGACGGAAATTTTCGGGCGAGAAGGTGACGATTCTCCGGCGTCACCACGCTCCCCGGGACAGCGCCTGCGCTCGCTGCTGACCGGTCACGGCGTCGCGGGCCGGGTATGGGTGCTGCAGCTCGCCCTCGCGGTGCTGCTGGTCGTCGCGGCCGTCCTGGCGCTCGTCTTCCAGGCACAGGACGCGAGCACCCGGGAGGCCCGTCAGCTCTCGGTCGTCGGGGCCGAGTCCTTCGCCCATGCGCCGGGCACCCGCGCCGCCATGCGGTCCGCCGACCCCGGCGCACTGCCGCAGCCGCGGGCGGAGGCGGCCCGGAACCCCGCGGCGCACACGACGGTCCCGGTGCTCGAACGCAGCGGCGAGCTCGTCGGGCCGGTGTCCGGGATCCGCGTCCAGCGGGCGAACGCGCAGGTGGTGGACCAGCTGCCGCTGCTGCTCGGTTCCGCCGCCGGGGCGCTGCTCCTGGTGACCGGCGGGGCCGCCCTGGTGAGCCGTCGGCTGCGCCGGCAGACGCGCGGACTGGATCCGGCCGAGATGCGGCGGAGGTACGACCACCACGACGCGGTGCTGCACGCCGTACGGGAGGGCGTGCTGATCCTCAGCAGTGACGGGCGGCTGCTGCTGGCCAATGACGAGGCCCGGCGGCTGCTCGAACTGCCCGCGGACGCCGAACGGCGCCCGGTCACCGATCTCGGCCTGGAACCGCAGCTGAGCGCGCTGCTCTCGTCGGGGCGGGAGGCGACGGACGAGGTGCTGCTGGCGGGCGACCGGCTGCTCGCGGTGAACGTACGGCCGACCGGCCCCCACGGCGGGGCCGCCGGGACCGTGGTGACGCTGCGGGACAGCACCGAACTGCGGGCGCTGGCCGGGCGGGCGGACGTGTCCCAGGAGCGGCTGAAGCTGATCTATGACGCGGGGCTGCGGATCGGCACCACGCTGGACGTGGGGCGGACCGCCGAGGAGCTGGCCGCGGTCGCGGTGCCGCGGTTCGCCGATGTGGTCACCGTCGAGCTGCTGGAGCCGGTGCTGCGGGGCGACGAACCAGCGGCCGGGGCGAGCGCCGAACTGCGGCGGATGGCGGTCGACGGGGTCCCCGAGGAAGCGGCGATCTACCGGGTCGGTGAGGTGCTCCGGTATGTGCCCGGTACGCCGATGGCGACGGGCCTGACGAGCGGCCGGCCCGTCCTCGTCGGTGATCTGCGCGGTTCGGACGCGTGGCGGCGGCAGGATCCGGAGGGCACCCAGCGGGTGCTGGACGCCGGTATCCGGTCGCTGATCGCCGTACCGCTGCAGGCCCGGGGCGTGGTGCTGGGACTGGTCAATTACTGGCGGTCCGCGGCCTCCGACGCCTTCGAGGAGGAGGACCTGGCCTTCGCCGAGGAGCTGACCGCGCGGGCCGCGGTCGCGGTCGACAACGCCCGCCGCTACACCCGCGAGCACACCACGGCCGTCACCCTGCAGCGCAGTCTGCTGCCGCAGACCCTGCCCGAGCAGTCCGCCCTGGAGGTCGCCCACCGCTATCTGCCCGCGCACGCCGGGGTCGGCGGCGACTGGTTCGATGTCATCCCGCTGCCCGGCGCCCGGGTCGCGCTGGTCGTCGGTGATGTCGTCGGACACGGGCTGCACGCCGCCGCCACCATGGGCCGGCTGCGGACCGCGGTCCACAACTTCTCCGCCCTCGACCTGCCGCCCGACGAGCTACTGAACCACCTGGACGAACTGGTCACGCACATCGACACGGACGAGGCGCGGGCGGCCGGCCTCGGCACCGGCGGCAGAGGTGCCGACGACGAAGGGCCCTGGTCCGGCGGCGCGGACGGCGACACCGACGGGGTACCGGCGCACCTGGGACGCACCGGCATCACCGGCGCGACCTGTCTGTACGCCATCTACGATCCGGTCACCGGCCGGGTCACCCTGGCCACCGCGGGACACCCCGGACCGGCCGTGATCCGCCCCGCCGGCACCGTCTCGTTCCCCGAGGTGCCCGTCTCCCCGCCCCTGGGACTGGGCGGCAGCGTGCCGGTGGAGACCACGGAGCTCACGCTGAGCGAGGGCTCCCGGCTGGTGCTGTACACCGACGGGCTGGTCGAGAACCGCGACCGCGATATCGCCACCGGACTGGAGCAGCTGCGCACGGCCCTGGCGGCCGGGGCGGACCGCACCCCGGAGGAGACCTGTTCGGCGGTCCTCGACGCGATGCTGCCCGACCACCCCAGCGATGACATCGCCCTCCTGGTGGCCCGTACCCAACTGCTGGAGCCCGCCCGGGTCGCCGAATGGGAGGTGCCCTCCGACCCGGCGGCCGTCGCCCCCGTCCGGGCGGGCTGTCTGCGCATGCTGGAGTCCTGGGGGCTGGCGGCGATCGACTTCACCACCGAGCTGATCCTGAGCGAGCTGATCACCAATGCCATCCGCTACGGCGCCCAGCCGATCCGGGTCCGGCTGCTGTACGACCGTGCCCTGATCTGCGAGGTCTCCGACGGCACCAGCGCCTCCCCGCATCTGCGCCGGGCCGCCACCACGGACGAGGGGGGCCGCGGTCTCTTCCTCGTCGCCCAGTTCGCCCAGCGCTGGGGCACCCGTTACACACCGGGCGGCAAGGTCATCTGGACCGAGCAGTCCCTCGACGGCGGCCGGCCGGAACCCGGACCGGACTCGGCCGAGGACGTCCTCGACCAGTGGGACGACGTCCCTGCGCTGTGA
- a CDS encoding DUF4118 domain-containing protein — translation MTTLHRPAPVPRPYRPRATPFPRVRPPVTHPARRVPDRTLARDLALPLGAVGAALLVTALMLTGETVHTSAVLALFALLTAAVSLRTRPLLVPLAALVSWMFYDGFVLHQRSELAFQPQDRTSLLVLLLAGVLGAVCAAAVRAVRRHPAG, via the coding sequence GTGACCACCCTTCACCGCCCGGCGCCCGTACCCCGCCCGTACCGTCCCCGCGCCACACCGTTCCCGCGGGTGAGGCCGCCCGTCACGCACCCGGCCCGCCGGGTGCCGGATCGCACCCTCGCCCGTGATCTCGCCCTGCCGCTCGGTGCCGTGGGGGCGGCGCTGCTGGTGACCGCCCTGATGCTGACCGGCGAGACCGTCCACACATCAGCCGTGCTGGCGCTGTTCGCCCTGCTGACCGCCGCCGTGTCGCTGCGCACCCGGCCGCTTCTGGTGCCCCTCGCGGCCCTGGTGTCCTGGATGTTCTACGACGGCTTCGTGCTCCACCAGCGCTCCGAACTGGCCTTTCAGCCGCAGGACCGGACGAGCCTGCTCGTCCTCCTCCTCGCCGGCGTGCTGGGCGCGGTCTGTGCGGCCGCCGTACGGGCCGTCCGCCGGCACCCGGCGGGCTGA